In a genomic window of Streptomyces katrae:
- a CDS encoding neocarzinostatin apoprotein domain-containing protein produces the protein MGLWGVLGRAGLVLALAGAGPAVVGAAAQARPATPQLVVQRTGGLLDGDVVGFSVKGGPPKAYVWVELCAPDTVAGACDEDTGRQFRVLPDGTLAKSPKKLYAQLVTGAGTFDCRTATAAHPCRLALTDNTGAVLTTVALGFRPHGALEAAPTVGADPSEGLVDGQSVHVTGRGYEPQYHSLVMECAAGSTEATGCRTRGRPPATTDQGRLDEEVVLSASFTTVDGRTVDCRVAPGCEVVVFGTRVRGPHSVSHPVRFAPASAPAGG, from the coding sequence ATGGGATTATGGGGGGTTCTCGGCAGGGCCGGGCTGGTACTGGCCCTGGCCGGGGCCGGACCGGCCGTGGTCGGGGCGGCGGCGCAGGCGCGTCCGGCGACCCCGCAGCTGGTGGTGCAGCGGACCGGCGGGCTGCTCGACGGGGACGTCGTCGGCTTCTCGGTCAAGGGCGGCCCGCCCAAGGCGTACGTGTGGGTGGAGCTGTGCGCCCCGGACACGGTGGCGGGGGCCTGTGACGAGGACACCGGACGGCAGTTCCGCGTGCTGCCGGACGGCACCCTGGCGAAGTCGCCCAAGAAGCTCTACGCGCAACTCGTCACCGGCGCGGGCACCTTCGACTGCCGCACCGCCACCGCGGCGCACCCGTGCCGGCTGGCCCTGACGGACAACACCGGTGCCGTCCTGACCACCGTCGCGCTGGGCTTCCGGCCCCACGGCGCGCTCGAAGCGGCTCCCACCGTGGGGGCGGACCCGTCCGAGGGGCTGGTGGACGGCCAGTCCGTACACGTCACCGGGCGCGGCTACGAGCCGCAGTACCACTCGCTGGTCATGGAATGCGCGGCCGGCTCCACCGAGGCCACCGGCTGCCGCACCCGGGGCCGCCCGCCCGCCACCACCGACCAGGGGCGGCTGGACGAGGAGGTCGTGCTGTCGGCGTCCTTCACCACCGTCGACGGGCGCACCGTCGACTGCCGGGTCGCCCCGGGCTGCGAGGTGGTCGTGTTCGGGACCCGGGTCCGCGGCCCCCACTCGGTGTCCCACCCCGTCCGCTTCGCCCCGGCCAGCGCCCCGGCCGGCGGCTGA
- a CDS encoding GTP cyclohydrolase II, translating into MATAFPVDESPEFEVPLCEIRAEVPVPIEAGGRTLTARMVTFSGLIDGREHLALVFGEEIAPVPLVRLHSECLTGDVFGSARCDCGPQLREATDRLAEGGVLLYLRQEGRGIGLYNKLDAYVLQDQGLDTFEANRRLSFADDERDYRVAAQMLRALGVDGIRLLTNNPDKAAQLAASGIEVHDSVSTGVFLGAGNRRYIEAKVVHAGHRIALTGVAPA; encoded by the coding sequence ATGGCCACGGCCTTTCCCGTAGACGAGAGCCCTGAATTCGAAGTCCCCCTCTGCGAGATCCGCGCGGAGGTCCCCGTTCCCATCGAGGCGGGCGGACGCACGCTGACCGCCCGCATGGTCACCTTCTCCGGACTGATCGACGGCCGCGAACACCTGGCCCTCGTCTTCGGCGAGGAGATCGCCCCCGTACCCCTGGTGCGCCTGCACTCGGAGTGCCTCACCGGTGACGTCTTCGGTTCCGCCCGCTGCGACTGCGGGCCCCAACTCCGCGAGGCCACCGACCGGTTGGCCGAAGGCGGCGTCCTGCTGTACCTCCGCCAGGAGGGACGCGGCATAGGCCTCTACAACAAGCTGGACGCGTACGTGCTCCAGGACCAGGGGCTCGACACCTTCGAGGCGAACCGCCGGCTGAGCTTCGCGGACGACGAGCGGGACTACCGGGTCGCGGCGCAGATGCTCCGGGCGCTGGGCGTCGACGGCATCCGCCTGCTCACCAACAACCCCGACAAGGCGGCACAGTTGGCCGCCTCGGGCATCGAGGTGCACGACTCGGTGAGCACCGGGGTGTTCCTCGGCGCCGGCAACCGGCGGTACATCGAGGCCAAGGTCGTGCACGCCGGCCACCGCATCGCCCTGACCGGGGTGGCACCGGCGTGA
- a CDS encoding dihydrofolate reductase family protein, whose product MPRPYVLLSAAVSLDGCLDTPPGQPRLLLSNEEDFDRVDSVRASCDAVLLGAGTLRADDPRVQVASAGRRAARAGAGLPPHPVKATVTRSGDLDPGRRFWHHGGTKVVYAVGRAARDRAVAALGGLATVHQVAQDDVWPQVLDHLHGLGVRRLMVEGGGSVHTQFLRQGLADELQLVIAPVIVGGADAPRMFGAGGYPGGPQHRLALAESRRIGDVTLLRYATHRRPGTGARATAADAVWLGEACALAAACPPSTTAFSVGAIVVAADGRELARGHSREGGDARVHAEQAALAKVRGGSGLAGATVYSSLEPCGHRASYPHPCAELIAGAGVRRVVTGWREPDTFVPGANGTERLRERGVTVVELPEYAEAGRAPNAHLSPGE is encoded by the coding sequence ATGCCCCGTCCCTACGTCCTGCTCTCGGCCGCCGTCTCGCTGGACGGCTGCCTCGACACCCCTCCCGGGCAGCCGCGGCTGCTGCTGTCCAACGAGGAGGACTTCGACCGCGTCGACTCCGTGCGCGCCTCCTGTGACGCGGTCCTCCTCGGAGCCGGCACGCTGCGGGCCGACGACCCCCGCGTCCAGGTGGCCTCCGCCGGCCGGCGCGCGGCCCGCGCCGGCGCCGGCCTCCCCCCGCACCCCGTCAAGGCCACCGTCACGCGCAGCGGCGACCTCGACCCGGGCCGGCGGTTCTGGCACCACGGGGGCACCAAGGTCGTCTACGCGGTGGGCCGCGCCGCCCGGGACAGGGCGGTGGCGGCCCTCGGCGGCCTGGCCACGGTCCACCAGGTGGCGCAGGACGACGTGTGGCCTCAGGTCCTCGACCACCTGCACGGCCTCGGCGTACGCCGGCTGATGGTCGAAGGCGGCGGCTCGGTCCACACCCAGTTCCTGCGGCAGGGGCTGGCGGACGAACTCCAGCTGGTCATCGCCCCGGTCATCGTGGGCGGGGCGGACGCACCCCGGATGTTCGGCGCGGGCGGCTACCCGGGCGGTCCGCAACACCGGCTGGCGCTCGCCGAGTCGCGGCGGATCGGCGATGTGACCCTGCTGCGCTACGCCACCCACCGCCGCCCGGGCACCGGCGCGCGGGCCACCGCCGCCGACGCGGTCTGGCTCGGGGAGGCCTGCGCACTGGCCGCGGCCTGCCCGCCCTCCACGACGGCCTTCTCGGTCGGGGCGATCGTCGTCGCCGCCGACGGCCGCGAGCTCGCCCGGGGCCACTCCCGCGAAGGGGGCGACGCCCGCGTCCACGCGGAGCAGGCCGCGCTCGCCAAGGTGCGCGGCGGTTCCGGCCTGGCCGGAGCCACCGTCTACAGCAGCCTCGAACCCTGCGGGCATCGCGCCTCGTACCCGCACCCGTGCGCGGAACTGATCGCCGGGGCCGGGGTGCGGCGCGTGGTCACGGGCTGGCGGGAGCCCGACACCTTCGTGCCGGGCGCGAACGGCACCGAGCGGCTCCGGGAGCGGGGCGTCACCGTGGTGGAGCTCCCCGAGTACGCGGAGGCGGGCCGGGCGCCCAACGCCCACCTGTCACCCGGGGAGTGA
- a CDS encoding extracellular solute-binding protein, whose amino-acid sequence MPRRLRHAAALLAGLLLLLTPATAANAAATPAGPARELTVWLMWGSVPQPELERLTVEFEQTHPGVTVNVRMQGWPGIDERLEAALNSDEAPDVVETGTTTTPYFAARGLLKDLSDQSGPLGAQEWIPSLRESGNWQGRQYGVPLYAASRVVIYRKDLFEEAGLTPPRDQREWLRTTRALSRAHRAEPGFQPVYLPGQNWYVLSGFLHDRGGRIAQYDGARWRGGLSTRPAAEALEYYRALQSFSQAPKDQDEAHPFQYEVLAKGQVAQMIGLPWEVADAERINPELRGKLGMFPVPGTSADRPGSVFLGGSHLAVAGRARQPALAADWVALLTGPAFQQRLATANGVLPNRLALAQAIDDPGVRVQAQAAANGHTTPVDPRWPTVEAAPNPLKTLLTDVLTGRSPRAAGHRADTVLEERLNAAAPPAGNTTPQSTHP is encoded by the coding sequence ATGCCACGACGTCTGCGACACGCCGCGGCCCTCCTCGCCGGCCTCCTCCTGCTCCTGACCCCGGCGACGGCGGCGAACGCCGCGGCCACCCCGGCCGGACCGGCCCGCGAACTCACCGTCTGGCTGATGTGGGGCTCCGTCCCCCAGCCCGAACTGGAGCGGCTCACCGTCGAGTTCGAGCAGACCCACCCCGGCGTCACCGTGAACGTGCGGATGCAGGGATGGCCGGGGATCGACGAACGGCTGGAAGCGGCCCTGAACTCCGACGAGGCACCGGACGTCGTGGAGACCGGGACCACCACGACCCCGTACTTCGCCGCCAGGGGACTGCTGAAGGACCTCTCCGACCAGTCCGGCCCGCTCGGCGCCCAGGAATGGATCCCCTCCCTGCGCGAGTCGGGGAACTGGCAGGGCCGCCAGTACGGCGTGCCGCTGTACGCCGCCTCACGCGTGGTGATCTACCGCAAGGACCTCTTCGAGGAAGCGGGACTCACCCCGCCGCGCGACCAGAGGGAATGGCTGCGCACCACGCGGGCCCTCTCCCGGGCCCACCGCGCGGAGCCCGGGTTCCAGCCCGTCTACCTCCCGGGCCAGAACTGGTACGTGCTCTCCGGATTCCTCCACGACCGCGGCGGGCGCATCGCGCAGTACGACGGCGCCCGCTGGCGCGGCGGCCTGAGCACGCGCCCCGCCGCCGAGGCCCTGGAGTACTACCGCGCGCTCCAGTCCTTCTCCCAGGCCCCCAAGGACCAGGACGAAGCACACCCCTTCCAGTACGAGGTGCTGGCCAAGGGCCAGGTCGCCCAGATGATCGGCCTGCCCTGGGAGGTCGCCGACGCCGAACGCATCAACCCCGAACTGCGCGGCAAACTCGGCATGTTCCCCGTCCCCGGCACCTCCGCGGACCGCCCCGGCAGCGTCTTCCTCGGCGGATCGCACCTGGCCGTCGCCGGGCGCGCCCGGCAGCCCGCCCTCGCGGCCGACTGGGTCGCCCTGCTGACCGGCCCCGCCTTCCAGCAGCGCCTGGCCACCGCGAACGGGGTCCTCCCCAACCGGCTCGCCCTCGCCCAGGCCATCGACGACCCCGGCGTCCGGGTCCAGGCACAGGCCGCGGCCAACGGGCACACCACCCCGGTCGACCCCCGCTGGCCCACCGTCGAGGCCGCACCCAACCCGCTCAAGACCCTGCTCACCGACGTCCTGACGGGCCGCTCGCCCCGCGCCGCCGGCCACCGGGCCGACACCGTGCTGGAAGAACGCCTCAACGCCGCCGCGCCGCCGGCAGGGAACACCACCCCGCAGAGCACCCACCCGTAG
- a CDS encoding S53 family peptidase → MHPVRRTWPRVALTTAAVAGLALTAAAAAPVAGTVTASGHGSTLPRTVARPAVAGHQLVRAVGSPLSVEECRAKWKIACYTPLQYREAYDLGPLYKAGITGKGRTIVIVDSFGSPTVQHDLDVYSRQFGIPSTKVQVVKWGNVPAWDPKNADMLGWAGETTLDVEMAHAVAPDAKIVLVETAVAETEGTTGLPEMMDAEKALIDHGIGDVITQSFGATENTFPGFDQGDFSSIKKLRYAFEAAARNHVTVLASSGDGGATDNTADGTGYYHERVNSWPSSDPLVTSVGGTQLHLDDTGRRTAPESVYNDHGAGGGGQSHVFTRPSFQNGVKNTVGPRRGTPDISMAAAVDGGAWLYSSYDPAATGWDVSGGTSESSPLFAGIVALADQAAGKRLGDIHEALYRLYGRSAYDRSTGIVDVNDGTDNSYQGVTGYRAVDGYDMATGVGTLDAARFVPALAREGRRG, encoded by the coding sequence ATGCATCCAGTCCGTCGTACGTGGCCGCGCGTCGCGCTCACCACGGCCGCCGTCGCCGGCCTCGCGCTCACCGCCGCGGCGGCCGCCCCGGTGGCCGGGACCGTCACCGCCTCCGGGCACGGATCCACCCTCCCGCGCACCGTGGCGCGTCCGGCCGTCGCCGGGCACCAGCTGGTCCGCGCCGTGGGGAGCCCGCTCTCCGTGGAGGAGTGCCGGGCCAAGTGGAAGATCGCCTGCTACACCCCGCTGCAGTACCGCGAGGCCTACGACCTGGGCCCGCTGTACAAGGCGGGCATCACCGGCAAGGGCCGCACGATCGTCATCGTGGACTCCTTCGGCTCGCCCACCGTCCAGCACGACCTGGACGTCTACAGCAGGCAGTTCGGGATACCCAGCACCAAGGTGCAGGTGGTCAAGTGGGGCAACGTCCCCGCCTGGGACCCGAAGAACGCCGACATGCTGGGCTGGGCCGGCGAGACCACCCTCGACGTGGAGATGGCGCACGCGGTGGCACCCGACGCGAAGATCGTCCTGGTGGAGACCGCGGTCGCCGAGACCGAGGGCACCACCGGACTGCCGGAGATGATGGACGCCGAGAAGGCCCTGATCGACCACGGCATCGGCGACGTGATCACCCAGAGCTTCGGCGCCACGGAGAACACCTTCCCCGGCTTCGACCAGGGCGACTTCTCCAGCATCAAGAAGCTCCGCTACGCCTTCGAGGCCGCCGCCCGCAACCACGTCACCGTCCTGGCTTCCTCCGGCGACGGCGGCGCCACCGACAACACCGCCGACGGCACGGGCTACTACCACGAGCGCGTCAACTCCTGGCCCTCCTCCGACCCCCTCGTCACCTCCGTCGGCGGAACCCAGCTCCACCTGGACGACACGGGCAGGCGCACCGCCCCCGAGAGCGTCTACAACGACCACGGCGCGGGCGGCGGCGGCCAGTCCCACGTCTTCACCCGCCCCTCCTTCCAGAACGGCGTCAAGAACACCGTCGGCCCGCGCCGCGGCACCCCGGACATCTCCATGGCCGCCGCGGTCGACGGCGGCGCGTGGCTCTACTCCAGCTACGACCCGGCGGCCACGGGCTGGGACGTCTCCGGCGGCACCAGTGAGTCCAGCCCCCTGTTCGCCGGCATCGTCGCCCTGGCCGACCAGGCCGCGGGCAAGCGCCTGGGCGACATCCACGAGGCGCTGTACCGCCTGTACGGCCGCTCCGCGTACGACCGGTCCACCGGCATCGTCGACGTCAACGACGGCACGGACAACAGCTACCAGGGCGTCACCGGCTACCGGGCGGTGGACGGCTACGACATGGCCACCGGCGTCGGCACCCTGGACGCGGCCCGCTTCGTCCCCGCCCTGGCCCGCGAAGGCCGCCGCGGCTGA
- a CDS encoding glycoside hydrolase family 3 protein, with the protein MPDQRHRELTRLANSVLQPGFVGTTAPDWVLRRIADGLTSVVLFGRNIQTPEQLATLTAQLRAENPDLVIAVDEEAGDVTRLERHTGSSRPGNLALGTVDDPDLTFQVAHELGRELRAAGVSLNYAPSADVNSNPLNPVIGVRSFGARTETVARHTAAWIQGLQSAGVAACAKHFPGHGDTTVDSHHGLPRIDADAETIARVALPPFRAAVEAGVRSVMTAHILIPAYDDTLPATLSPRIVGGLLREELAFTGLVITDAIEMGAVSELYGITGATVRAVAAGADAVCVGGESADESTTVALAEALARAVQDGTLPQERLAEASARVAEFARWSSRLPQSGPEHGADGRDTGLAAARRAVRVHHRPDARTTLPLAGAPHVVELAPTTHLAIDGGTPWGVADPLRALRPDTTSVRLGESDLAHHDALDRAALAPAVGRALVVVVRDAARHAWMERALDGLVRSRPDAVVVEMGVPSDAAPAAVQLNTHGATRVCGIAAAEVLLGAV; encoded by the coding sequence ATGCCCGACCAGCGCCACCGCGAACTCACCCGCCTCGCCAACTCCGTGCTCCAGCCGGGCTTCGTGGGCACCACCGCGCCCGACTGGGTGCTCCGCAGGATCGCCGACGGCCTGACCTCCGTCGTCCTGTTCGGGCGCAACATCCAGACACCGGAACAACTCGCCACGCTCACCGCCCAGTTGCGCGCCGAGAACCCGGACCTCGTCATCGCCGTCGACGAAGAGGCCGGCGACGTCACCCGCCTGGAGCGGCACACCGGCTCCTCCCGGCCCGGCAACCTCGCCCTGGGCACCGTCGACGACCCCGACCTCACCTTCCAGGTCGCCCACGAGCTCGGACGCGAACTGCGCGCGGCCGGCGTCTCCCTGAACTACGCCCCGAGCGCCGACGTGAACTCCAACCCGCTCAACCCGGTCATCGGCGTCCGCTCCTTCGGCGCCCGCACCGAGACCGTGGCCCGCCACACCGCCGCCTGGATCCAGGGCCTGCAGTCCGCGGGCGTCGCCGCCTGCGCCAAACACTTCCCCGGCCACGGCGACACCACCGTCGACTCCCACCACGGCCTGCCCCGCATCGACGCCGACGCCGAGACGATCGCCCGCGTCGCCCTGCCCCCGTTCCGGGCGGCCGTCGAAGCGGGCGTGCGCAGCGTGATGACCGCCCACATCCTCATCCCGGCGTACGACGACACGCTCCCGGCCACCCTCAGCCCCAGGATCGTCGGCGGGCTCCTGCGCGAGGAACTCGCCTTCACCGGCCTGGTGATCACCGACGCCATCGAGATGGGAGCCGTGTCCGAGCTCTACGGGATCACCGGCGCGACCGTCAGGGCCGTCGCCGCCGGCGCGGACGCCGTGTGCGTCGGAGGCGAGAGCGCCGACGAGTCCACCACCGTCGCACTCGCGGAAGCCCTCGCCCGCGCCGTGCAGGACGGCACCCTCCCGCAGGAGCGGCTGGCCGAAGCCTCGGCCCGCGTCGCCGAGTTCGCCCGCTGGTCCAGCCGGCTCCCGCAGAGCGGACCGGAGCACGGCGCGGACGGCCGTGACACGGGCCTGGCCGCGGCCCGGCGCGCCGTCCGGGTCCACCACCGGCCGGACGCCCGCACCACCCTGCCGCTGGCGGGCGCCCCCCACGTCGTGGAGCTGGCCCCCACGACCCACCTCGCCATCGACGGCGGCACCCCCTGGGGCGTGGCCGACCCGCTGCGCGCACTGCGCCCGGACACCACCTCCGTACGCCTCGGGGAATCCGACCTGGCACACCACGACGCCCTCGACCGGGCGGCGCTGGCCCCCGCCGTGGGACGCGCCCTGGTCGTCGTCGTGCGCGACGCGGCCAGGCACGCCTGGATGGAGCGGGCCCTGGACGGCCTGGTGCGCAGCCGCCCCGACGCGGTGGTGGTCGAGATGGGCGTCCCGTCCGACGCCGCCCCGGCGGCCGTGCAGCTGAACACGCACGGAGCCACCCGCGTCTGCGGCATCGCCGCGGCCGAGGTGCTGCTCGGCGCCGTCTGA
- a CDS encoding MFS transporter codes for MNRPTPPAPAAPARWRRALGVPDLSGQGRIVAATALDTFGAGMFTPLSFLFFLMTTDLTVAQVGLGTSVATLLSIPLTPIAGMAVDRWGPRVSLISNNLLAATGYLCYLLVDSLPALVASMLVVLGADRMYWAAWPAFVADLAEGAELDRWYAFTAAGKNASVAVGGVVGGLLLAGGWSGAAALIVVLNASTSVVTALLFWKPVRPVRPVHPVHPAAPAGPERPDDTSAPEPAADRAQAQAAGPGPAAGRSGWRAVFADRILLCVLASQTALAFGWLIPTLILPVYLVKVRDLPAWLPSTALTVNALLIVAAQSTLTARLATIARSRVISWAAVLILAAVGLLALLPLTAGAVSIALVLGAVLAFTTGQMTATPAVVALSATLAPAGARGRFLSLFNLTWTVSATTGPALVGALVERQAALLWVVLACLVALGGLGYRFTGGLAPHRLGSPRARSADA; via the coding sequence GTGAACCGGCCGACACCGCCGGCGCCGGCCGCCCCCGCGAGGTGGCGCCGCGCCCTGGGGGTTCCGGACCTGTCGGGCCAGGGCAGGATCGTGGCCGCCACGGCGCTGGACACCTTCGGCGCGGGCATGTTCACCCCGCTGTCCTTCCTGTTCTTCCTGATGACCACCGACCTGACGGTGGCCCAGGTGGGGCTGGGGACCAGCGTGGCGACGCTGCTGTCGATACCGCTGACCCCGATCGCGGGCATGGCCGTCGACCGGTGGGGCCCCCGCGTGTCCCTGATCTCCAACAACCTGCTCGCCGCCACGGGGTACCTCTGCTACCTCCTGGTCGACTCGCTCCCCGCCCTGGTGGCGAGCATGCTCGTGGTGCTGGGCGCGGACCGCATGTACTGGGCCGCCTGGCCGGCCTTCGTCGCCGACCTGGCCGAGGGCGCCGAACTCGACCGGTGGTACGCGTTCACGGCGGCGGGCAAGAACGCCAGCGTGGCCGTCGGCGGGGTCGTCGGCGGACTGCTGCTGGCCGGCGGCTGGTCCGGCGCCGCGGCGCTGATCGTCGTCCTCAACGCCTCCACCAGCGTGGTCACCGCCCTGCTGTTCTGGAAGCCCGTACGCCCCGTACGCCCCGTACACCCCGTGCACCCCGCGGCGCCGGCCGGGCCCGAGCGACCGGACGACACGAGCGCGCCGGAACCGGCGGCGGACCGGGCGCAGGCACAGGCGGCGGGACCGGGGCCGGCAGCGGGCCGGTCCGGCTGGCGGGCCGTCTTCGCCGACCGGATCCTGCTCTGCGTCCTCGCCTCCCAGACCGCGCTCGCCTTCGGCTGGCTGATCCCGACCCTGATCCTGCCGGTCTACCTCGTCAAGGTGCGGGACCTGCCGGCCTGGCTGCCGTCGACCGCCCTCACCGTCAACGCGCTCCTCATCGTCGCCGCGCAGTCCACCCTGACGGCCCGGCTCGCCACCATCGCACGCAGCCGGGTGATCTCCTGGGCGGCGGTGCTGATCCTGGCCGCCGTGGGACTGCTCGCCCTGCTCCCGCTCACCGCCGGAGCGGTCTCGATCGCCCTCGTGCTGGGCGCCGTGCTCGCGTTCACCACCGGGCAGATGACCGCCACCCCGGCCGTCGTGGCGCTCTCCGCGACCCTCGCCCCGGCAGGGGCCCGCGGCCGCTTCCTGTCGCTGTTCAACCTCACCTGGACGGTGTCCGCGACGACCGGGCCCGCACTCGTCGGGGCGCTCGTCGAACGGCAGGCGGCGCTCCTGTGGGTGGTGCTCGCCTGTCTCGTGGCCCTGGGCGGCCTCGGCTACCGGTTCACCGGCGGCCTGGCACCCCACCGGCTCGGCAGCCCGCGCGCACGGTCCGCCGACGCCTGA
- a CDS encoding phytanoyl-CoA dioxygenase family protein, with protein sequence MPTPDTLEPTVPRERPGHLYRAASDRPYFSADGETYLSPVRLRDLRKTRPLRVLSAQDFAAWQTYGYVIVRNAISADAARRLLEFAWEFQGLDPARPQDWYAQREFRSELDRHLYIYGFVEAYHHQLIWDSRQTRRVYDAFVDVWDCEELWVTLDRLNLNPPNVRNRDRALIEPADRGFDIDLHWDVDTTLGVPPQRVQGIIALDDTHPDTGGFQCAPELFRRFDQWQAAQPADRDPVRPAIDRAEFPVIRPELAAGDLLIFNGHLAHGVAPNTSADRVRAVQYLSMMPALEEHTRLRASRVDSWRRLTTPDWNKTLVGDATRHESLRYGRAALDDLGSRLLGLRSWDDDRTPAR encoded by the coding sequence ATGCCGACCCCCGACACCCTCGAACCCACCGTCCCCCGCGAACGTCCCGGCCACCTGTACCGCGCGGCCTCGGACCGCCCCTACTTCAGCGCGGACGGCGAGACCTACCTCTCGCCGGTCCGGCTCCGGGACCTGCGCAAGACCCGCCCCCTGCGCGTCCTGTCCGCACAGGACTTCGCCGCCTGGCAGACCTACGGCTACGTGATCGTCAGGAACGCCATATCCGCCGACGCCGCCCGGCGCCTGCTGGAGTTCGCCTGGGAGTTCCAGGGCCTGGACCCCGCCCGGCCGCAGGACTGGTACGCGCAGCGCGAGTTCCGTTCGGAACTGGACCGGCACCTCTACATCTACGGATTCGTGGAGGCCTACCACCACCAGCTCATCTGGGACAGCCGGCAGACACGGCGCGTCTACGACGCCTTCGTCGACGTCTGGGACTGCGAGGAGCTGTGGGTGACCCTCGACCGCCTCAACCTCAACCCGCCCAACGTGCGGAACCGCGACCGCGCCCTCATCGAACCGGCCGACCGGGGCTTCGACATCGACCTCCACTGGGACGTGGACACCACGCTCGGCGTGCCGCCCCAGCGGGTCCAGGGGATCATCGCGCTGGACGACACGCACCCGGATACCGGGGGGTTCCAGTGCGCGCCGGAGCTGTTCCGCCGGTTCGACCAGTGGCAGGCGGCCCAGCCCGCCGACCGGGACCCGGTCAGGCCCGCGATCGACCGCGCCGAGTTCCCCGTGATCCGGCCCGAACTCGCCGCCGGCGACCTGCTGATCTTCAACGGGCACCTGGCCCACGGCGTCGCACCCAACACCTCCGCCGACCGCGTCAGAGCCGTCCAGTACCTGTCCATGATGCCCGCGCTCGAGGAACACACCCGGCTGCGCGCCTCCCGCGTCGACTCCTGGCGCCGGCTCACCACCCCCGACTGGAACAAGACCCTGGTCGGCGACGCCACCCGGCACGAATCCCTCCGCTACGGCCGGGCCGCCCTGGACGACCTCGGCAGCAGGCTGCTGGGCCTGAGGTCCTGGGACGACGATCGGACACCGGCGCGGTGA
- a CDS encoding glycosyltransferase, protein MTDILVPTWPLRPYAAAPPPPHWRPARRLTLLMPFHRETAATFARSARAVAALQYPAELLQVLWLVADGPEHAQEAERAEDARAAAGRPELDWRILRLPGMSPKGTALNHAFPHADGEVVAVVDADVVPDPGQPAEAVWALEQGYALVQAEEVAEPGPRLTSRVKTAEDAVWHASVRGLARAADVHVVAGSSVYAWSATWDTLRPIRSDDVEESYHWSLRLMSQGASTGFLRRPSRVSSTDRTAAALRQRARWARGQLRAVVVNWPELSPRGRLLGAVTVGSLAARAAMPALLAAAAVSPRARKAAAAVVVADAACVLGARRSPEYRDRVDGLAWALVVPWHLVGALAVYRAVWEWARGDRGWHSVRETADSVAAAPQPGEEASR, encoded by the coding sequence ATGACCGACATCCTGGTCCCCACCTGGCCGTTGCGCCCCTACGCGGCGGCCCCGCCGCCGCCGCACTGGCGGCCCGCCCGGCGCCTCACCCTCCTGATGCCGTTCCACCGCGAGACCGCCGCGACGTTCGCCCGCTCGGCCCGGGCCGTGGCCGCACTGCAATACCCGGCGGAACTGCTCCAGGTGCTGTGGCTCGTCGCCGACGGCCCCGAGCACGCGCAGGAGGCGGAGCGGGCCGAGGACGCCCGGGCCGCCGCCGGCCGCCCCGAACTGGACTGGCGGATCCTGCGCCTGCCGGGCATGAGCCCCAAGGGCACCGCCCTCAACCACGCCTTCCCGCACGCGGACGGCGAGGTCGTCGCCGTCGTCGACGCCGACGTCGTGCCCGATCCCGGCCAGCCGGCGGAAGCGGTGTGGGCCCTGGAGCAGGGCTACGCCCTGGTCCAGGCCGAGGAGGTCGCGGAGCCCGGCCCGCGGCTGACCTCACGCGTGAAGACCGCCGAGGACGCGGTGTGGCACGCGTCGGTGCGCGGACTGGCCCGGGCCGCCGACGTCCACGTCGTCGCGGGCAGTTCGGTCTACGCCTGGAGCGCCACCTGGGACACCCTCCGCCCGATCCGCTCGGACGACGTCGAGGAGTCCTACCACTGGTCCCTGCGGCTGATGAGCCAGGGCGCCTCCACCGGCTTCCTGCGGCGGCCGTCGCGGGTCAGCTCGACCGACCGGACCGCAGCGGCCCTGCGCCAGCGTGCCCGGTGGGCCCGGGGACAGCTGCGGGCCGTGGTGGTGAACTGGCCCGAACTCTCCCCGCGCGGACGCCTGCTGGGCGCGGTCACGGTGGGCAGCCTGGCGGCCAGGGCCGCGATGCCGGCCCTCCTCGCCGCCGCGGCCGTCTCGCCCCGGGCGCGCAAGGCGGCGGCCGCCGTGGTGGTGGCGGACGCGGCCTGCGTCCTGGGCGCCCGGCGCAGCCCCGAGTACCGCGACCGGGTCGACGGCCTGGCCTGGGCCCTGGTCGTGCCCTGGCACCTGGTCGGCGCCCTCGCCGTCTACCGCGCCGTATGGGAATGGGCACGCGGCGACCGGGGCTGGCACAGCGTCCGGGAGACGGCCGACTCCGTGGCCGCCGCCCCGCAACCCGGGGAAGAGGCGTCCCGTTGA